From Bacillota bacterium, the proteins below share one genomic window:
- a CDS encoding NCS2 family permease yields the protein MLGMGFSPEIVFGRMVIGAAIAVALGNFYYAHMARRLAQKEGRTDVTALAYGISTPVQFIYQIVITGAVLGATDNHELAWQIGIAACFLGGIIECLGSVIGRWVRAVLPRAAMLGALAGVAFTFIAGEMFFKTFADGGLVAPTVGAIALTIIVVGLIAKTKMPFRFPAALLAIIVGTVVAYLTKVADVSTISNATEGIGFYMPTPHFAVFEGLKLLFTDYSHLLAVILPISVYNFVETMNNVEAVAAMGDDYDVREAQIVDGAGTMIGALFGGILPTTVYIASAGSKEMNAGRGYSILNGIVFLVAAVFGIVGAVAEIIPLPVIAPILVYVGIVMVSNAFMKSPHRHAPAVALAMIPYFANYLSTRFNAGAPEVVANVSEAIVPLAQGAMFTALLWGAIAVFLIEKDYIKATVASLFLAGFSFIGLIHSARLTYYIEDFSSMQAQFFIGYLLVAGICLAFKFLDTDANIPHDKSIDA from the coding sequence ATGTTAGGAATGGGGTTTTCCCCGGAGATCGTCTTTGGCCGGATGGTCATCGGCGCCGCAATCGCGGTGGCCCTAGGCAATTTTTACTACGCCCACATGGCGCGCCGCCTGGCACAAAAAGAGGGGCGCACCGACGTAACCGCTCTGGCCTACGGTATCAGTACGCCGGTTCAGTTCATATACCAAATTGTTATCACCGGCGCCGTCCTGGGAGCTACAGACAACCATGAACTGGCGTGGCAGATTGGCATTGCCGCCTGCTTCCTGGGCGGTATTATCGAGTGCCTGGGCAGCGTTATTGGCCGCTGGGTGCGGGCAGTCCTGCCCAGAGCCGCCATGCTGGGCGCCCTGGCCGGCGTTGCATTCACCTTTATCGCCGGCGAAATGTTCTTCAAAACCTTCGCCGACGGCGGCCTGGTAGCCCCGACGGTTGGCGCGATCGCGCTAACGATCATCGTTGTCGGCCTGATCGCAAAAACCAAAATGCCTTTCAGGTTCCCGGCAGCGCTACTTGCCATCATCGTCGGCACCGTTGTCGCCTATCTCACGAAAGTGGCCGATGTATCGACAATTAGCAACGCAACCGAAGGTATCGGATTTTACATGCCAACTCCCCACTTTGCAGTTTTTGAAGGCCTGAAACTTCTGTTTACCGATTACTCGCATCTTCTGGCGGTTATTTTACCAATCTCTGTTTATAATTTTGTGGAGACCATGAACAACGTTGAAGCCGTAGCAGCTATGGGTGATGATTATGACGTACGGGAGGCGCAGATCGTCGATGGCGCCGGCACAATGATTGGCGCACTCTTTGGCGGCATTCTGCCAACCACCGTCTATATCGCCTCTGCCGGTAGCAAAGAAATGAACGCTGGGCGCGGATATTCAATCCTGAACGGAATCGTGTTCCTGGTTGCTGCAGTGTTCGGCATAGTTGGCGCTGTTGCAGAAATCATTCCCTTGCCGGTTATAGCGCCCATCCTGGTCTACGTCGGTATCGTTATGGTTTCCAACGCCTTCATGAAGTCCCCACATCGCCACGCTCCCGCCGTCGCCCTGGCAATGATTCCATACTTTGCCAACTACTTGTCCACAAGGTTTAATGCCGGCGCCCCGGAGGTGGTAGCGAACGTATCAGAAGCAATTGTCCCCTTGGCCCAAGGCGCAATGTTCACAGCCCTGCTTTGGGGAGCAATCGCAGTATTCCTGATAGAAAAAGATTACATTAAAGCTACAGTAGCATCTCTGTTCCTGGCCGGCTTCAGCTTTATCGGGCTCATCCACTCTGCTCGACTCACTTACTATATCGAAGATTTCTCCAGCATGCAGGCCCAGTTCTTCATCGGCTACCTGCTGGTGGCGGGCATTTGCCTTGCATTTAAATTCCTAGACACCGACGCCAACATTCCACACGATAAATCTATCGACGCTTAG
- a CDS encoding ferritin Dps family protein, which yields MSQLDVNKQKMNMPGMQPDHPMVKRQNPQTVKGSGISLPHDVRMEMAQKLDEHNCALHVALHQYNKHHWLTEGPESFVSLHHLLDEHVEKTMKHIDSIGERVARLGMVPTGHPVTQHEVSYIKHEAEGRYSMRDMLRNDLEHEMRIQQEIRAQIKRAHQLDDFGTVEVLEEVLTEREDLAYHLYSVLEDDTLVRGLSHIDQQPGDRKAHENKPLQ from the coding sequence ATGAGTCAATTGGACGTCAACAAACAGAAGATGAATATGCCCGGTATGCAACCGGACCACCCGATGGTCAAGCGCCAAAACCCGCAGACAGTGAAGGGATCGGGGATTAGCTTGCCTCATGATGTGCGTATGGAAATGGCTCAAAAACTCGATGAGCACAATTGTGCCCTGCACGTGGCTCTGCATCAATACAACAAGCATCACTGGTTAACAGAGGGGCCCGAGTCATTCGTTTCTCTCCATCACTTGTTGGATGAGCATGTGGAAAAAACCATGAAACACATTGACAGCATTGGCGAGCGGGTAGCCCGCTTAGGGATGGTTCCTACCGGCCACCCCGTGACCCAGCACGAAGTTTCTTATATCAAGCACGAAGCGGAGGGGCGTTACTCCATGCGGGATATGCTCCGAAATGACTTGGAGCATGAGATGCGCATCCAGCAGGAAATCCGGGCCCAAATCAAGCGCGCCCATCAACTGGACGACTTTGGCACCGTAGAAGTCCTGGAAGAGGTGCTAACGGAACGGGAAGATTTGGCTTACCACCTTTACAGCGTTTTGGAGGATGATACTTTGGTGCGTGGCCTGAGCCATATTGACCAGCAACCTGGAGATCGCAAGGCCCACGAAAACAAACCGCTTCAATAG
- a CDS encoding spore coat protein, with protein sequence MCPRTSGELQPVAWVCRTIESAGRANELNFTEQTVTSKAGVQKIGKQVSNKLPKVKDASINMRDRLNDALTCEKHMLIGYQTGLNEVICPRLRQVVTENRANLQGLQVRLFSELFELGEYQANIATPQEIADTLDVFAGYKSQLPQLQ encoded by the coding sequence ATGTGCCCGCGGACATCAGGAGAATTACAACCGGTTGCTTGGGTATGTCGAACAATTGAATCAGCAGGGAGGGCAAATGAATTGAATTTTACCGAACAAACAGTTACCTCCAAAGCTGGCGTTCAGAAAATCGGCAAGCAGGTATCTAACAAGCTTCCCAAGGTCAAGGATGCCAGCATTAATATGCGGGACCGACTCAATGATGCGCTTACCTGCGAAAAACACATGCTAATCGGCTACCAAACCGGTCTCAATGAAGTAATTTGTCCCCGTTTGCGCCAGGTTGTTACTGAGAACCGTGCCAATCTTCAGGGTCTGCAGGTGCGCTTGTTCTCGGAGTTATTTGAGCTAGGGGAATACCAGGCCAATATAGCCACGCCCCAGGAGATTGCCGACACTTTGGATGTGTTTGCCGGGTACAAATCCCAGCTGCCACAATTGCAATAG
- a CDS encoding glycosyl hydrolase family 35 — translation MRTDGRWFRDRDGRVLMLRGVNLGGSTKVPSKPPLTSDVRQGFFEHRNISFVGRPFPLEEADEHFARLREWGFNFLRFLVTWEAIEHQGPGIYDQDYLDYVYKVAKKAGEYGFKLFVDPHQDVWSRFSGGDGAPGWTFEAVGLDITKFQDTGAAIVHNTHGDPFPKMIWPTNYTKLAAATMFTLFFGGNDFAPATFIDGEPVQEYLQRHYINSIRQVARKLKDLPHVVGFDTLNEPSRGYIGWQDLTKYEHLQKQGNRPTPWQSILLGAGYPQTVEVWKLGLTGMRRSGRRRINPEGQRVWLPGRDCIWWENGVWDLDAHGKPELLRADYFSHVNGRPVDFGRDYMNPFIRRFASEIRNDFPRALIFIEHEVMGEPAQWQPEETKNFVYAPHWYDNITLILKRYLPFLTIDLANGRPVIGRKKVQEHCNQELGRLKQQAAERINNVPTLVGEIGIPFDMHNKKAYRTNDFSAQIQALDRSMQALEANLLSFTLWNYTADNTNRRGDGWNGEDLSLFSRDQQHAPRDINSGGRALAAALRPWPFRVAGEPLAMHFDLNTRTYTLNVRPDPNQEKPTEIYVPRYHFGDGLSVKVSAGTWEYDSEYQTLFWNHQGSAEPATLVCTAMTDSTSK, via the coding sequence GTGCGTACCGATGGCCGCTGGTTTCGTGACCGGGACGGACGGGTTTTGATGTTAAGGGGAGTGAACCTGGGGGGAAGCACCAAAGTGCCCAGCAAGCCGCCGCTCACCAGCGATGTCCGGCAGGGTTTTTTTGAGCATCGCAACATCTCCTTTGTGGGGCGCCCTTTTCCTCTGGAGGAAGCAGACGAACATTTTGCCCGGCTTCGGGAATGGGGCTTTAATTTTCTCCGCTTTTTGGTGACATGGGAAGCTATAGAACATCAGGGGCCTGGAATTTACGATCAGGATTACCTGGACTATGTGTATAAAGTAGCCAAAAAGGCTGGAGAATATGGTTTCAAGTTGTTTGTCGACCCACATCAGGATGTGTGGAGTCGGTTTTCCGGTGGTGACGGCGCTCCCGGGTGGACCTTTGAAGCGGTCGGGCTGGATATAACCAAGTTTCAGGACACCGGCGCCGCCATCGTCCACAATACCCACGGAGATCCTTTCCCGAAAATGATCTGGCCGACAAATTACACAAAGCTCGCGGCGGCCACCATGTTCACCTTGTTCTTTGGCGGTAATGACTTTGCTCCGGCGACCTTTATCGATGGCGAACCGGTACAGGAATACCTGCAACGTCATTACATTAATTCCATTAGGCAGGTGGCCAGGAAGCTGAAAGACCTGCCCCATGTTGTTGGTTTCGATACCCTAAACGAACCTTCCCGGGGCTATATTGGCTGGCAGGACTTGACTAAATATGAGCATCTGCAAAAGCAGGGCAACCGGCCCACGCCATGGCAGTCAATTTTGCTCGGGGCAGGGTATCCGCAGACGGTAGAAGTTTGGAAGCTTGGTTTGACCGGGATGCGCAGAAGCGGGCGGCGCAGGATAAACCCTGAAGGCCAGCGGGTCTGGCTGCCAGGTCGCGATTGCATATGGTGGGAAAACGGCGTATGGGATTTGGATGCCCACGGCAAACCTGAGTTGCTTCGCGCCGATTATTTCAGCCATGTGAATGGCAGACCTGTGGACTTTGGCCGCGATTACATGAACCCGTTTATCCGCCGCTTCGCCAGCGAGATTCGCAATGACTTTCCCCGGGCACTGATCTTTATTGAGCATGAAGTGATGGGCGAGCCGGCTCAGTGGCAGCCGGAAGAAACCAAAAATTTTGTCTATGCCCCCCACTGGTACGATAATATCACCTTGATTCTCAAGCGCTATCTTCCCTTCCTGACAATCGACTTGGCCAACGGTCGTCCGGTTATCGGTCGAAAAAAGGTGCAGGAACATTGCAATCAAGAGTTGGGCCGGCTCAAACAGCAAGCGGCCGAGAGGATTAACAATGTACCCACATTAGTGGGTGAAATCGGTATTCCCTTTGACATGCATAACAAAAAGGCCTACCGAACTAATGATTTCTCCGCCCAGATTCAGGCCTTAGATCGCAGCATGCAGGCGCTGGAGGCCAATTTACTCAGCTTTACTTTGTGGAATTATACCGCCGACAATACAAATCGTCGCGGCGACGGCTGGAATGGTGAGGACCTCTCCTTGTTCAGCCGTGATCAACAGCACGCTCCCCGGGACATCAATTCCGGCGGCCGTGCCCTGGCCGCGGCGCTGCGCCCCTGGCCCTTCCGGGTCGCCGGCGAACCATTAGCAATGCATTTTGATCTGAACACCCGAACCTATACCCTTAATGTGCGGCCGGATCCAAATCAAGAGAAGCCCACCGAAATCTATGTTCCCCGCTATCATTTTGGCGACGGTTTAAGTGTTAAGGTGAGCGCCGGTACCTGGGAATACGACAGCGAATACCAAACACTGTTCTGGAACCATCAGGGCTCTGCTGAACCTGCGACCCTAGTCTGCACGGCCATGACTGATTCTACCTCCAAATAA
- a CDS encoding VOC family protein: MSGCGIFNQLDTVIIRVTDLEQASQWYANKLELGEKCINETEDLVVYDLGNVNLVLWQLKSSEEFNPQGMRGTYPIFGTHNAEETRETLVARGVRVTNIYETGNLKIFYFYDPDGNCMEACQTLRLSDDSHCPLNPDY, translated from the coding sequence GTGTCTGGCTGTGGCATATTCAATCAACTCGATACAGTTATCATTCGGGTCACCGACCTTGAGCAGGCCAGTCAGTGGTACGCGAACAAACTGGAACTGGGCGAAAAATGCATCAACGAAACGGAAGATTTGGTGGTGTATGATCTTGGCAATGTAAATTTGGTTCTCTGGCAATTAAAGTCCAGTGAGGAATTTAATCCCCAGGGTATGCGGGGCACCTATCCAATCTTCGGCACCCACAATGCGGAAGAAACCAGGGAAACCCTGGTGGCCAGAGGCGTGCGGGTCACAAATATCTATGAAACCGGCAATCTTAAGATATTTTATTTCTATGACCCTGATGGCAACTGCATGGAAGCCTGCCAGACGCTGCGCCTCAGCGATGATTCCCATTGCCCGCTAAACCCTGATTATTAG
- a CDS encoding GNAT family N-acetyltransferase, translating to MWFKIRPMDAESAHIACTWQYPPPYHVYGMGEDAEALAELLNGSFHAVFLFNNLVGYFCYGESAQVPAGRAQGLYPEGWVDIGLAMRPDLTGRGKGLRFFRAGLAHTVRLFPGISQRLTVATFNQRAKKVYERAGFIPGPQFAAPNGFEYLVMHRRLRENPKL from the coding sequence ATGTGGTTCAAAATAAGACCAATGGATGCTGAAAGTGCCCATATAGCTTGTACATGGCAATATCCTCCGCCATACCATGTTTACGGGATGGGGGAGGATGCGGAGGCTCTGGCGGAGCTGCTTAATGGCAGTTTTCATGCTGTATTCCTATTCAATAATTTGGTCGGCTATTTCTGCTATGGGGAGTCGGCCCAGGTTCCGGCAGGACGTGCTCAGGGTCTTTACCCCGAGGGATGGGTTGATATCGGCCTCGCCATGCGTCCGGATTTGACCGGTAGAGGCAAGGGTTTGCGCTTTTTCCGGGCCGGACTGGCGCACACTGTCCGTTTATTTCCCGGCATTTCCCAGCGTTTGACCGTAGCCACCTTCAATCAGCGAGCAAAGAAGGTCTATGAACGGGCCGGATTCATTCCGGGCCCACAGTTTGCGGCGCCAAACGGTTTTGAATACCTGGTTATGCACCGAAGGCTACGCGAGAACCCAAAGTTATAA
- a CDS encoding ABC transporter ATP-binding protein — protein sequence MIIEIKDLVKRYGENLAVDHVNMAIQEGEIFGLLGPNGAGKTTTINMLIGLTKTDGGEIKIFGKKVNGHNGATKRNIGVVPQEIAIYEDLTAAENVTLFGKLYGLNGRELQQGVNDALAFTGLEERAKQLPKKFSGGMKRRLNIACAIVHRPKLIILDEPTVGIDPQSRNHILDSVRQLHSQGATVIYTSHYMEEVEELCSRVAIMDQGRVIAKGTQDELKELVASEERIVISLSKVNYTLVDELKQLTGVRECSLNETDLTVMVARNSALIGRIIDIVTATGVEVLSVDVQKPTLESVFLTLTGKSLRD from the coding sequence ATGATTATTGAAATTAAAGACCTGGTTAAGCGCTACGGCGAGAATTTGGCTGTGGACCATGTAAATATGGCAATCCAGGAAGGAGAAATTTTTGGGCTTTTGGGACCCAACGGCGCCGGCAAAACCACAACAATCAATATGCTTATTGGTCTTACCAAAACTGATGGTGGCGAGATTAAGATTTTCGGCAAAAAAGTTAACGGCCATAACGGAGCTACCAAGCGGAACATTGGGGTTGTCCCCCAGGAAATCGCCATATACGAAGACCTCACCGCTGCCGAAAACGTAACGCTGTTTGGCAAGCTCTACGGCCTCAACGGCCGGGAATTGCAGCAAGGTGTCAACGATGCCCTTGCCTTTACCGGTCTGGAAGAACGGGCAAAGCAGTTGCCAAAAAAATTCTCCGGCGGCATGAAGCGGCGCCTGAACATCGCCTGCGCCATTGTCCACCGACCGAAATTAATTATTCTCGACGAACCGACTGTCGGCATCGATCCCCAGTCCCGGAATCATATTCTCGATTCGGTGCGGCAATTGCACAGCCAGGGAGCGACAGTTATTTACACTTCCCACTATATGGAGGAAGTCGAGGAGCTGTGTAGCCGGGTGGCAATCATGGATCAGGGCCGGGTCATTGCCAAGGGCACCCAGGATGAACTAAAAGAGTTGGTTGCCTCTGAGGAGCGGATTGTAATCAGTCTTTCCAAGGTCAATTACACCTTGGTGGACGAATTGAAGCAGCTGACAGGCGTGCGGGAATGCTCGCTAAACGAAACTGACCTTACCGTCATGGTCGCCAGGAATAGCGCCCTGATTGGCCGGATTATTGATATCGTCACAGCCACCGGCGTGGAAGTGTTGTCGGTGGACGTGCAAAAGCCAACTTTAGAAAGCGTTTTCCTTACCCTCACCGGTAAATCGCTGCGGGATTAA
- a CDS encoding ABC transporter permease, translating into MKRMLTLFQYTLLRNLRDTSDSIFQMVVFPIVLIFILGMALGPAFEQQEFSATVTGYVNEDAGPMGAYFDEFLADPEVGTVLDVKNLESREQGLELLAAGEIAALIYLDSDFSDNVFAGEEALIHVIGHSFMELRMVFVENVVDSFINGANAIQAMVSMGVAEPEFTMATGVIEDVPVSASGLMPGAMDYYGVTMLVMIVMYGTLYASYTMGESYLSTIGRRIRGTPVSKAELYFGLIAANVVTIYVQVLIIIAFTHFVYDVNWGENIPMIFLLTFVFVVLATGLGTMMTMVTQDEARAGNLLNVLVVVSTFLAGGYFKISLPGPLMYLQYLSPNYLAQTAIFNTIYAGPAFQVMIMLMAMLGIIVLTFAVAMLAERRAAQ; encoded by the coding sequence ATGAAGAGAATGTTAACCCTGTTTCAGTACACATTGTTGCGTAATCTCAGGGATACCAGCGATAGCATTTTTCAGATGGTGGTGTTCCCAATTGTTCTGATCTTCATCCTGGGCATGGCCCTGGGACCCGCCTTTGAGCAGCAGGAGTTTAGCGCCACAGTCACCGGATATGTCAATGAAGATGCTGGACCGATGGGCGCCTACTTCGACGAGTTTCTGGCTGACCCAGAAGTGGGAACGGTACTAGATGTAAAAAACCTGGAGTCTAGGGAGCAGGGCCTGGAATTATTGGCGGCCGGGGAAATTGCCGCGTTAATCTACCTGGATTCTGATTTCAGCGACAACGTTTTCGCAGGCGAAGAGGCGCTGATTCATGTCATAGGCCATTCGTTCATGGAATTGCGCATGGTGTTTGTCGAGAATGTTGTCGATAGCTTCATAAACGGCGCCAATGCAATCCAGGCCATGGTATCCATGGGAGTTGCGGAGCCGGAATTCACCATGGCGACCGGCGTAATTGAGGATGTGCCGGTATCAGCCTCTGGCTTGATGCCGGGGGCCATGGATTACTACGGAGTGACGATGCTGGTGATGATCGTCATGTATGGCACCCTCTACGCGTCCTATACAATGGGCGAGAGCTATTTGTCTACGATTGGCCGCCGCATTCGGGGAACACCTGTCAGCAAAGCGGAATTATACTTCGGCTTGATTGCCGCCAATGTGGTCACTATCTATGTTCAGGTCCTGATAATCATTGCCTTTACCCATTTTGTCTATGATGTAAACTGGGGAGAAAACATCCCGATGATTTTCCTGCTAACGTTTGTGTTTGTGGTCCTGGCTACCGGCCTCGGAACGATGATGACAATGGTTACCCAGGATGAGGCGCGGGCAGGCAACTTGCTAAATGTCTTAGTCGTCGTCAGCACATTTCTCGCCGGCGGTTATTTCAAGATTTCCCTGCCGGGACCACTGATGTATCTGCAGTATTTGTCACCCAACTACCTGGCTCAGACCGCAATCTTTAACACAATTTATGCCGGTCCCGCGTTCCAGGTAATGATCATGCTTATGGCGATGCTGGGTATCATTGTTCTCACCTTCGCTGTGGCAATGCTGGCCGAGAGGAGGGCTGCTCAATGA
- a CDS encoding ABC transporter permease, with product MTIFQYTLKRLLRNKVSLLLILAIPSLSIGLIFGLGDYGPTQLTVGIVDQDGTPLTEMLVASLTETSPVTTLSEEDIRSSLAESRVDYILVIESGFTEQLLNNKDPQIQGYSIQETNISRPIKVKVESFLGAARGLAAAAESEAAFYQGMEDYRNGSLAMESEIYAAAGQSIDAGLGSMGFLAMTMLFFASYIAIHLIKDRQSGTVYRVLTAPVTLRSYMLQNITCFFLVLLVQILVVLVVVRRVFGIFLGPNVLNLFVVMAVFALLCVALGVAVAALARKSHHAGTIASVAITPMSMLGGLLWPRDFMPDFLQTIGRFFPTAWIYDAYRAVMLGEPLANAGLALMILLAFALVFFLLGTWRQTDVAR from the coding sequence ATGACCATATTTCAATACACCCTAAAACGCCTGCTGCGCAATAAAGTTAGTCTGCTGTTGATCTTGGCGATCCCCTCCCTGTCGATTGGGCTAATCTTTGGTCTCGGTGATTACGGGCCAACTCAATTGACAGTCGGCATAGTTGATCAGGATGGTACGCCGTTAACGGAAATGCTGGTCGCTTCTCTAACAGAAACCTCGCCGGTAACAACGCTCTCCGAGGAGGACATACGGTCGTCCTTGGCAGAAAGCAGAGTGGATTATATCCTTGTAATCGAATCCGGCTTCACAGAGCAATTGTTGAACAATAAGGACCCCCAGATTCAGGGCTATAGTATCCAGGAGACCAATATCTCGCGACCAATCAAGGTCAAGGTGGAGAGTTTCCTGGGTGCGGCCCGCGGCCTGGCTGCAGCTGCCGAATCGGAGGCGGCGTTCTATCAGGGAATGGAGGATTATCGCAACGGCAGCCTGGCCATGGAGTCGGAAATCTACGCTGCCGCCGGCCAAAGCATTGACGCCGGACTAGGCAGCATGGGATTTCTGGCAATGACAATGTTGTTTTTCGCCTCTTATATTGCCATTCATCTGATTAAGGATCGGCAAAGCGGGACAGTTTACCGGGTGCTGACAGCGCCGGTTACCCTGCGCTCGTACATGTTGCAGAACATCACGTGCTTTTTCCTTGTGCTTCTGGTGCAGATATTAGTTGTGTTGGTCGTAGTGCGACGCGTGTTTGGGATATTTCTTGGACCAAATGTCCTTAATCTGTTTGTGGTCATGGCGGTCTTTGCCCTGCTCTGCGTCGCCCTGGGGGTGGCCGTCGCTGCCCTGGCCCGCAAATCCCACCACGCCGGAACAATCGCTTCCGTTGCAATTACACCGATGAGCATGCTGGGAGGATTGCTCTGGCCCCGAGATTTTATGCCGGACTTTCTCCAGACCATCGGCCGTTTCTTCCCCACTGCCTGGATTTACGATGCTTATCGGGCTGTAATGCTTGGTGAGCCCCTGGCTAACGCCGGTTTGGCATTGATGATTCTCTTGGCCTTTGCCCTTGTCTTCTTTTTGCTGGGCACCTGGCGGCAAACCGATGTGGCCAGGTAA
- a CDS encoding sensor histidine kinase produces the protein MSNIYKGLALLLVLGLQAMTGVVPMAILGLLLIVALWVYREKYANHTLIIAIEYLLVLAVSALNPLTLILSSPLAFDLAARGLSLYIVLLVPAGLIYLQGEYLLAYGLLLIYSALSGYLSYTLQKKAASFREVYDSERRNRYSLEEAKSRLMHSAREAAHLAEMRERNRIARDIHDHVGHNLAGILLQMQVIEKLTKKDPEKARELLAQSISGLADAVKLIRETVHNLKPREQLGLDYIENIISMFKFCEVDFKHHGDIAVISASHTEIISSIIKEALTNAARHSNASFVEIELDVRERIVRLFIQDNGSGCGDIKEGMGISGMKERVRNAAGSLTINATDGFSIVCVLPREEKEGGAALEGADR, from the coding sequence ATGAGCAATATCTATAAAGGGCTGGCCCTGCTTTTGGTGCTTGGGCTCCAGGCGATGACCGGTGTTGTCCCCATGGCAATTTTGGGTCTACTGCTGATTGTTGCCCTTTGGGTGTATCGGGAAAAGTATGCGAACCACACGCTGATAATCGCCATTGAGTACCTGTTGGTTCTGGCAGTTTCCGCCCTGAATCCGCTCACCCTGATTCTCTCCAGCCCCCTGGCCTTTGACCTGGCCGCCCGGGGACTGTCGCTCTATATTGTTTTGCTGGTGCCAGCCGGGTTGATATATTTGCAGGGAGAATACTTGCTTGCTTATGGATTGTTGCTAATTTACAGCGCTCTTAGCGGCTACTTGAGTTATACACTGCAAAAAAAAGCGGCTTCCTTCCGGGAGGTTTACGACAGTGAAAGGAGAAACCGCTATTCCCTGGAAGAGGCCAAATCGCGGTTGATGCACTCAGCTCGGGAGGCGGCACATCTGGCTGAGATGCGGGAGCGCAACCGCATTGCCCGCGATATCCACGACCATGTCGGCCACAACTTGGCAGGCATCTTGCTTCAAATGCAGGTAATCGAAAAGCTTACAAAGAAAGATCCGGAAAAAGCCAGGGAGCTCTTGGCCCAGTCGATTTCCGGCCTCGCGGACGCGGTGAAGCTAATTCGAGAGACAGTTCATAACCTAAAGCCCAGGGAACAACTGGGCTTGGACTATATCGAAAATATCATCAGCATGTTTAAGTTTTGCGAAGTGGACTTTAAACACCACGGCGATATTGCAGTTATATCTGCCAGCCATACAGAGATAATATCTTCAATCATTAAAGAGGCCCTGACCAATGCCGCTCGCCATTCAAACGCTAGCTTTGTTGAAATTGAGTTGGATGTGCGGGAACGGATAGTCCGTTTGTTCATTCAAGACAATGGGTCAGGGTGTGGGGATATCAAGGAGGGTATGGGTATTAGCGGGATGAAAGAGCGAGTGCGTAACGCTGCCGGCTCGCTTACCATAAATGCCACAGACGGCTTTTCAATCGTCTGTGTCTTGCCCCGGGAAGAAAAGGAGGGAGGTGCGGCACTTGAGGGTGCTGATCGTTGA
- a CDS encoding response regulator transcription factor, translating into MRVLIVDDDALIRDSLKMLLSLEADIEVLGTAVNGQQALEQCRQKNPDIVLMDIRMPVMDGVLGTKAIKEQFPAIKVVILTTFRDDEYIKEAIRNGAEGYILKSQPADSIVESLRAVAKGNIVLERDVANSLSAMLKETNKQRAEDYQLTARELEILTLVGEGLSNKEIAQKLYLSEGTARNYVTQLLDKLKLRDRTQLAIFYLKNFQ; encoded by the coding sequence TTGAGGGTGCTGATCGTTGACGATGATGCCTTGATTCGGGACAGTCTGAAAATGCTGCTGAGTCTGGAAGCGGATATTGAAGTTTTGGGAACTGCAGTGAACGGACAACAAGCGTTGGAGCAGTGTAGACAAAAAAATCCGGATATCGTACTGATGGATATCCGGATGCCGGTTATGGACGGGGTGCTGGGAACTAAAGCGATAAAGGAACAGTTCCCGGCAATCAAAGTTGTTATTCTCACTACTTTCCGGGATGACGAGTATATCAAAGAGGCGATTAGAAATGGCGCCGAAGGATATATCCTCAAAAGTCAGCCCGCCGACAGCATAGTGGAAAGTCTGCGGGCGGTGGCCAAGGGCAATATTGTGTTAGAGCGGGATGTCGCCAACAGTTTGTCGGCGATGCTTAAGGAAACCAACAAGCAGAGGGCGGAGGATTACCAGCTCACTGCCCGGGAGTTGGAGATACTGACTTTGGTGGGGGAGGGCCTCTCCAACAAAGAGATAGCCCAGAAACTCTACCTCAGTGAAGGTACTGCCCGCAATTATGTGACTCAGCTTCTGGATAAGTTAAAACTGCGGGACCGCACCCAGCTGGCAATCTTTTACCTCAAGAACTTTCAATGA